The proteins below are encoded in one region of Pontibacter deserti:
- a CDS encoding efflux RND transporter periplasmic adaptor subunit gives MRRYLNILFLLVAILVAACSVEEKTHAEGEKAAYTCPMHPQIVQDKPGTCPICFMDLVPVSQSDKENGELMLSESQIALGNIKTKRIKSGSVGSNSILTGKLVLDETQTDVISSRAAGRIEKLYLKESGQTIKKGQPLYELYSEELLTLQREYLLSLAQNRELGKENPRFASFLEAAKKKLLLYGLTEGQIRNLARTGQVSSRITFVAPAGGVVTEVAAAEGQYVAEGGVLYRLGKLGKIWVEAELYPQEVVNVKEGDPIKVSVEGFGQEPVTAKVTFISPEFRAGTQVAILRADLSNLNDQYLPGMQANVILPSDMGSSLSLPTDAVIRDEKGAHVWVQSGKDTFKARMVTLGEESADNVAILSGLKENDKVVVSGAYLLYSEFVLKKGANPMAGHQH, from the coding sequence ATGAGACGATATCTGAACATACTCTTCCTGCTGGTTGCTATACTTGTAGCGGCCTGCTCTGTGGAAGAAAAAACACATGCAGAAGGCGAAAAGGCTGCCTATACCTGCCCGATGCACCCGCAAATTGTGCAGGACAAGCCCGGCACCTGCCCTATCTGCTTCATGGACCTGGTGCCGGTGTCGCAGTCCGATAAGGAGAACGGAGAACTGATGCTAAGCGAGAGCCAGATCGCGCTGGGCAACATCAAAACCAAACGTATAAAATCTGGTTCGGTGGGCAGCAATTCCATACTTACCGGCAAGCTGGTGCTCGACGAGACCCAGACTGATGTGATTAGCAGTCGCGCCGCCGGACGAATTGAAAAACTATACCTGAAAGAAAGCGGACAAACTATAAAAAAAGGTCAGCCACTATACGAACTATACTCTGAAGAGCTCCTGACGCTGCAACGCGAGTACCTGCTGTCTTTGGCGCAAAACCGTGAATTAGGGAAAGAAAACCCACGTTTTGCTTCGTTCCTAGAGGCTGCCAAAAAGAAGCTTCTGCTTTACGGTTTAACCGAAGGCCAGATCCGCAATCTTGCCAGAACAGGACAGGTTAGTTCGCGCATTACTTTTGTAGCTCCTGCCGGTGGTGTGGTTACAGAAGTAGCCGCTGCCGAAGGACAGTATGTGGCTGAAGGCGGCGTACTGTATCGCTTGGGAAAACTGGGCAAGATCTGGGTAGAAGCCGAGCTGTATCCGCAGGAAGTTGTTAACGTGAAAGAAGGAGATCCGATCAAAGTTTCGGTAGAAGGATTTGGCCAGGAGCCAGTTACAGCAAAAGTTACTTTCATTAGTCCTGAGTTCAGGGCCGGCACACAGGTTGCTATACTTCGAGCAGACCTATCAAACCTTAATGACCAGTACCTGCCGGGTATGCAGGCCAACGTTATACTTCCATCCGATATGGGGTCTAGTTTATCGCTTCCTACTGATGCAGTCATTCGCGACGAAAAAGGCGCCCATGTTTGGGTGCAGTCGGGTAAGGATACGTTCAAAGCCCGAATGGTAACACTTGGCGAAGAAAGCGCTGACAATGTAGCTATCCTTTCCGGGCTAAAAGAAAACGACAAGGTAGTAGTATCGGGCGCATACCTGCTTTACAGCGAGTTTGTATTGAAGAAAGGCGCTAACCCAATGGCCGGCCATCAGCATTGA
- a CDS encoding efflux RND transporter periplasmic adaptor subunit, which produces MKRYLNILFLALAILVAACKGEDHKHAEGATEYTCPMHPQIVQNEPGTCPICGMDLVPKAVHGDGVEITEDLAFLLKPTNSTVVASIATTKPEQKTAEASIKMDGIITYDPRRVYSVPARVGGRIEKLFVKYNFQPIRKGQKLMEVYSPDMITAQKELLYLVQSAPEDKQLIQAARQKLQYLGATNEQINRLISRGEESYTFALYSPYDGYVIDLNATAPAATASMAAAPAAASAGGGMDAMGGGGAATAATPATAPATPAGQAIQLREGMYVTVGQPLVRVVNAEQLWAEFNVPAGEMSSLAKGSPIVINFPQLPGEKLEAKVDFFQPFFDEGENFAKVRVYLPRDNKQVMVGQLVSGQATYKTEAALWIPKAAVLDIGTKTVAFKKVDGVFEPVAVTTGAGAGNEIQITSGLKQTDVIAANAQFLVDSESFIRVNN; this is translated from the coding sequence ATGAAACGATATTTGAATATACTTTTCCTTGCGCTGGCTATACTGGTAGCTGCCTGCAAAGGAGAAGACCATAAACATGCGGAAGGTGCTACGGAGTATACCTGCCCGATGCACCCGCAGATTGTGCAGAACGAGCCTGGCACCTGCCCTATCTGCGGCATGGACCTGGTGCCAAAAGCGGTGCATGGCGATGGCGTAGAGATAACCGAAGACCTGGCGTTCCTGCTGAAGCCTACAAACAGCACTGTGGTTGCCAGCATTGCCACGACCAAACCGGAGCAGAAAACGGCAGAGGCAAGTATAAAAATGGATGGCATTATCACCTACGATCCACGCAGGGTGTACTCAGTGCCGGCACGCGTGGGTGGGCGCATTGAGAAGCTGTTTGTAAAGTATAATTTTCAGCCGATCCGCAAAGGCCAGAAGCTGATGGAAGTCTACAGCCCGGACATGATCACGGCACAGAAGGAGCTTTTATATTTAGTACAGTCGGCTCCGGAAGATAAGCAACTGATACAGGCTGCCAGGCAAAAACTGCAGTACCTCGGTGCTACCAACGAGCAGATCAACCGCCTTATTAGCCGCGGCGAAGAGAGCTATACTTTTGCGCTTTACAGCCCTTACGATGGCTACGTGATAGACCTGAATGCAACTGCTCCGGCAGCCACGGCAAGTATGGCAGCAGCACCTGCAGCAGCCAGCGCAGGAGGCGGTATGGACGCGATGGGCGGAGGCGGTGCAGCCACAGCTGCTACACCAGCTACAGCACCCGCAACTCCAGCCGGACAAGCCATACAATTGCGCGAAGGCATGTATGTAACGGTTGGTCAGCCGCTGGTGCGTGTGGTAAATGCGGAGCAGTTATGGGCCGAGTTTAATGTGCCTGCCGGCGAAATGAGCTCACTGGCAAAAGGCTCACCTATAGTCATTAATTTCCCGCAATTGCCGGGTGAAAAACTGGAAGCAAAAGTAGATTTCTTTCAGCCGTTTTTTGACGAAGGCGAGAACTTTGCCAAAGTGCGGGTATACCTGCCACGCGACAACAAACAGGTGATGGTAGGTCAGTTAGTAAGCGGCCAAGCTACTTATAAAACAGAAGCTGCCCTTTGGATTCCGAAAGCTGCCGTACTGGACATTGGTACAAAGACAGTCGCCTTCAAAAAAGTGGATGGCGTTTTTGAGCCGGTTGCTGTTACCACTGGCGCAGGTGCAGGAAACGAGATCCAAATCACTTCCGGTTTAAAACAAACAGATGTGATCGCCGCCAACGCGCAATTCCTGGTAGACAGCGAAAGCTTTATAAGAGTTAATAACTGA
- the glgP gene encoding alpha-glucan family phosphorylase, with amino-acid sequence MTDYKKELHPYAYAPAYQKRVAYFSMEYAIAQCLKTYGGGLGFLAGSHMRSAYHLKQNIIGIGILWKYGYYDQVHRSDQTMGVLFLEKIYSFLEKTDIRFEIKVNHAPVQVGVYFLPPKVFSTAPVFFLTTNLPENDYLAQSITHKLYDSNQEAKIAASILLGTGGLKLLEILGLAPEVYHLNEAHALPLAFALYQKHRDVAEIRKSLVFTTHTPEADGNEKTDIRLLDKMGYFSYLPLDEVKHITGIKQDTFDHTLATLRLARKANGVSEMHGKVAHKLWGKYHDICPLTHITNAQNYAYWADPYLYSYLNQGNDKKLVHRKKKLKKRLFEEVADQTGDLLDENIFTIVWARRFAAYKRADLILEDMERFERLLANTQEPVQIIWAGKPYPADYGAISVFDRLVHLSKKHPQCSVLVGYELKLSKLLKQGADLWLSNPLVTHEASGTSGMSAAMNGAVLLSTADGWVPEFIKHGNNGFMVPPVDAALPLHEQNKHDATNLLDTLEQEILPLYYQQPAKWLTIIKNSMREVIPFFDSDRLARAYYEKMYT; translated from the coding sequence ATGACGGACTATAAAAAGGAGCTGCATCCTTACGCTTACGCACCTGCTTACCAAAAGCGTGTCGCATACTTCTCAATGGAATACGCTATCGCGCAATGCCTAAAAACGTATGGCGGTGGTCTGGGTTTTTTGGCAGGTTCTCACATGCGGAGCGCTTATCATTTAAAACAAAACATAATCGGAATAGGCATCCTTTGGAAGTATGGTTACTATGATCAGGTGCATCGGTCAGACCAAACCATGGGGGTATTATTTTTAGAGAAGATCTACTCTTTCCTGGAAAAAACCGATATCAGGTTTGAAATAAAAGTAAACCATGCACCTGTACAGGTTGGCGTTTATTTCCTGCCTCCAAAGGTTTTTAGTACAGCCCCGGTTTTTTTTCTTACCACAAATCTGCCTGAGAACGATTATTTAGCCCAGTCTATCACACATAAACTATATGATTCAAACCAGGAAGCAAAAATAGCAGCCAGTATTTTATTAGGAACAGGAGGGCTCAAACTACTGGAGATCCTGGGTCTTGCTCCGGAAGTATACCACCTCAACGAAGCACATGCTTTACCATTAGCTTTTGCCTTATACCAGAAGCACAGGGATGTAGCAGAAATCAGAAAAAGTCTGGTGTTTACTACACATACACCAGAGGCGGATGGGAACGAGAAAACCGATATCCGGCTACTCGATAAGATGGGTTATTTCTCTTATCTGCCGCTAGATGAAGTAAAACACATTACAGGTATAAAACAAGATACATTTGACCACACGCTGGCCACCCTTCGGCTTGCACGCAAAGCGAATGGTGTTTCTGAAATGCATGGTAAAGTAGCGCATAAACTATGGGGAAAGTATCATGACATTTGTCCGTTGACCCATATCACCAATGCTCAAAACTACGCCTACTGGGCAGACCCATACTTATATAGTTACCTGAACCAGGGCAATGATAAAAAATTAGTGCATCGAAAAAAGAAACTTAAGAAACGGCTTTTCGAGGAAGTTGCTGACCAAACTGGTGATTTGCTGGATGAAAACATTTTTACCATTGTTTGGGCAAGGCGCTTTGCCGCTTACAAACGCGCAGACCTTATACTGGAAGACATGGAGCGCTTTGAACGATTACTGGCTAATACCCAAGAGCCCGTTCAGATCATCTGGGCAGGGAAGCCTTATCCCGCAGACTATGGCGCTATCTCCGTTTTCGACCGTTTGGTACACCTGAGCAAGAAGCATCCGCAATGCTCTGTATTAGTAGGCTATGAGCTAAAATTATCCAAGCTATTAAAGCAGGGGGCAGACCTGTGGCTGAGTAACCCCTTGGTAACCCATGAAGCCTCCGGTACAAGTGGCATGTCTGCGGCCATGAATGGAGCAGTTTTGCTTTCTACTGCAGACGGATGGGTGCCTGAGTTTATAAAGCATGGTAACAATGGTTTTATGGTTCCTCCTGTTGACGCTGCACTACCCTTGCATGAGCAAAACAAGCACGATGCTACCAACTTACTGGATACACTCGAGCAGGAGATTCTGCCATTGTATTATCAGCAACCAGCTAAATGGCTTACCATTATTAAAAACAGTATGAGGGAAGTAATACCCTTCTTCGACTCAGATAGATTGGCAAGAGCGTACTATGAAAAGATGTATACTTGA
- a CDS encoding DUF3347 domain-containing protein — protein sequence MKNIMKKTFVAAALAAFVLTSCGENKQETTAETENMEHHEGMAHGDAMPAEGKVVVETPDYTSVTGPVKEQITAVVNSYLKLKDNLVASDAQKAQADAKAVVAAAEKVDVSGLQGEQKTFAEEKLGEVKQAASKMAESTDVEAQRGELELLSEATFALTKAFGAAGQTLYYQHCPMANNDQGAYWLSSNEEIRNPYFGDAMLKCGSNEEVYSKK from the coding sequence ATGAAAAACATCATGAAGAAAACGTTTGTGGCTGCTGCCCTTGCAGCGTTTGTACTGACCTCCTGTGGAGAAAACAAGCAGGAAACTACTGCCGAAACCGAGAACATGGAGCACCACGAAGGTATGGCCCACGGCGACGCCATGCCAGCTGAAGGAAAAGTAGTGGTAGAAACTCCGGATTATACTTCAGTAACCGGTCCGGTAAAAGAACAGATCACAGCCGTAGTAAACAGCTACCTGAAACTGAAAGACAATCTGGTGGCTTCTGACGCGCAGAAAGCACAGGCTGATGCTAAAGCCGTAGTAGCGGCTGCTGAAAAAGTTGATGTTTCCGGATTGCAGGGCGAGCAGAAAACGTTTGCTGAAGAAAAACTGGGCGAAGTTAAACAGGCTGCCTCTAAAATGGCTGAATCTACAGACGTGGAAGCGCAGCGCGGCGAACTGGAACTGCTATCTGAAGCAACATTTGCCCTTACCAAAGCCTTTGGTGCTGCCGGCCAGACACTGTACTACCAGCACTGCCCAATGGCCAACAACGACCAGGGCGCTTACTGGCTGAGCTCAAACGAAGAGATCCGTAACCCATACTTTGGCGACGCGATGCTGAAGTGCGGTAGCAACGAAGAAGTTTATAGCAAAAAGTAG
- a CDS encoding PepSY domain-containing protein — MKLKSNNYYIRKSHRYLGIILGVQFLFWTLGGLYFSWNDIDEVHGDHLRKEKRNFSASMNMVSPQVVLDNLKAKAQVDSVLSIQLIEVAGVPVYQLRYFSGAMDHAAHAAGSHMPAQASNVKVQLANAASGKLIPALTKEEALVVAKSQVADPVKVEKVEYLSEVGAHHEYREKPLPAWAVTFSQPDNCTVYVSAELGTFQAIRHNQWRLFDFFWMLHTMDYESRDNFGNILLRAFSIFGLFTVLSGFVLYFVSSPGIRKVKKKVHQVR, encoded by the coding sequence ATGAAGCTAAAGAGCAATAACTACTATATCCGTAAATCGCACCGTTACCTGGGAATTATACTTGGTGTGCAATTTCTGTTCTGGACCTTAGGTGGTCTTTACTTCAGCTGGAACGATATTGATGAAGTACACGGCGATCATCTGCGTAAGGAAAAGAGGAATTTCTCTGCTTCTATGAATATGGTATCTCCGCAGGTGGTGCTGGATAACCTGAAAGCAAAAGCACAGGTGGATTCTGTATTATCAATACAACTGATTGAAGTTGCAGGGGTGCCGGTGTATCAGCTTCGGTATTTTTCTGGTGCAATGGACCATGCTGCACATGCGGCAGGTTCTCATATGCCTGCTCAGGCTTCTAATGTTAAAGTGCAGTTGGCAAATGCAGCAAGCGGGAAACTTATACCTGCACTAACCAAAGAAGAAGCACTTGTTGTAGCCAAAAGCCAGGTCGCAGATCCGGTTAAGGTTGAGAAGGTAGAATATCTTTCAGAAGTAGGAGCGCACCACGAGTACCGTGAAAAACCACTTCCAGCCTGGGCTGTTACATTTAGTCAGCCGGATAATTGCACAGTATATGTTTCTGCTGAACTGGGTACTTTCCAGGCTATACGCCATAACCAGTGGCGCCTGTTCGATTTCTTCTGGATGCTGCACACCATGGACTATGAATCCCGTGATAACTTCGGTAACATCCTGCTAAGAGCATTTTCTATTTTCGGGCTCTTCACTGTTTTGTCCGGTTTTGTATTATACTTTGTGTCCTCACCAGGTATCAGAAAAGTAAAAAAGAAAGTACATCAGGTGCGATAG